The Bacillus vallismortis genome window below encodes:
- a CDS encoding dihydroorotase, producing MSYLIKNGWILNENGEKTEADIRVTGETITEIGKLDAADKETVIDAKGLLVSPGFVDLHVHFREPGGEKKETIETGAKAAARGGYTTVATMPNTRPVPDTKEQMEWVQNRIKETSCVRVLPYASITIRQIGDEMTNFEALKEAGAFAFTDDGVGIQTAGMMYEAMKRAAAIDKAIVAHCEDNSLIYGGSVHEGTFSKANGLNGIPSVCESVHIARDVLLAEAAGCHYHVCHISTKESVRVVRDAKKAGIRVTAEVSPHHLLLCDEDIPGLDTNYKMNPPLRSAEDRAALIEGLLDGTIDFIATDHAPHTEEEKNTEMKLAPFGIVGLETAFPLLYTHFVKNGSWSLKQLIDYMTIKPCEAFGLPYGTLQTGQVADITLIDLEKEAVIEKETFLSKGKNTPFNGISCIGWPVATIAAGKLAYEEGRLVK from the coding sequence ATGTCATATCTCATTAAAAACGGCTGGATACTTAACGAAAATGGTGAAAAAACAGAAGCGGATATTCGAGTGACAGGAGAAACCATCACCGAAATCGGAAAGCTTGATGCAGCGGATAAAGAAACGGTAATTGATGCAAAAGGATTGCTCGTTTCACCTGGGTTTGTTGATCTCCACGTACACTTCAGAGAGCCAGGCGGTGAGAAGAAAGAAACCATTGAAACCGGAGCAAAAGCAGCGGCGCGCGGCGGTTATACAACAGTGGCAACAATGCCGAATACGCGGCCGGTTCCTGATACGAAGGAGCAGATGGAATGGGTGCAAAACAGAATTAAAGAAACCTCATGCGTCAGAGTTCTTCCATATGCGTCCATTACGATCAGACAAATCGGTGATGAGATGACAAACTTTGAAGCTTTAAAAGAAGCCGGAGCATTTGCTTTTACAGATGACGGCGTCGGTATACAGACAGCAGGAATGATGTATGAAGCGATGAAGCGGGCAGCCGCAATTGACAAAGCGATTGTTGCACATTGTGAAGACAACTCCTTAATTTACGGAGGAAGTGTGCATGAGGGGACATTCTCAAAAGCAAACGGGCTCAACGGCATTCCTTCTGTGTGTGAATCGGTTCATATTGCCCGCGATGTATTGCTGGCTGAGGCGGCAGGCTGCCATTACCATGTATGCCATATCAGCACAAAAGAGTCTGTCAGGGTCGTACGTGATGCGAAAAAAGCAGGAATCAGAGTGACGGCAGAAGTGTCACCACACCATTTGCTGCTTTGTGATGAGGACATTCCGGGGCTGGACACAAATTATAAAATGAATCCTCCGCTTCGCAGCGCAGAAGACAGAGCTGCTTTAATCGAAGGTCTTTTAGACGGAACGATTGATTTTATCGCAACAGACCATGCGCCGCATACAGAAGAAGAGAAAAATACAGAAATGAAGCTTGCGCCATTCGGAATTGTCGGCTTAGAAACAGCGTTCCCGCTTCTATACACACACTTTGTCAAAAATGGCAGCTGGTCGCTGAAACAGCTGATTGACTATATGACAATTAAACCATGCGAAGCGTTCGGTCTCCCATATGGAACATTACAAACGGGGCAAGTTGCTGATATTACGTTAATTGATTTGGAAAAAGAAGCAGTGATAGAGAAAGAGACATTTTTGTCAAAAGGAAAAAATACACCATTCAACGGCATCAGCTGCATCGGCTGGCCGGTCGCTACAATTGCGGCGGGGAAGCTTGCTTATGAAGAAGGGAGACTTGTCAAATGA
- the carB gene encoding carbamoyl-phosphate synthase (glutamine-hydrolyzing) large subunit, with the protein MPKRVDINKILVIGSGPIIIGQAAEFDYAGTQACLALKEEGYEVILVNSNPATIMTDTEMADRVYIEPLTPEFLTRIIRKERPDAILPTLGGQTGLNLAVELSERGVLEECGVEVLGTKLSAIQQAEDRDLFRTLMNELNEPVPESEIIHSLEEAETFVSQIGFPVIVRPAYTLGGTGGGICSNETELKEIVENGLKLSPVHQCLLEKSIAGYKEIEYEVMRDSRDHAIVVCNMENIDPVGIHTGDSIVVAPSQTLSDREYQLLRNVSLKLIRALGIEGGCNVQLALDPDSFQYYIIEVNPRVSRSSALASKATGYPIAKLAAKIAVGLSLDEMMNPVTGKTYAAFEPALDYVVSKIPRWPFDKFESANRKLGTQMKATGEVMAIGRTLEESLLKAVRSLEADVYHLELKDAADISDELLEKRIKKAGDERLFYLAEAYRRGYTVEALHDFSAIDVFFLHKLLGIVQFEKELKANVGDTDVLRRAKELGFSDKYISREWKMKESELYSLRKQAAIAPVFKMVDTCAAEFESETPYFYSTYEEENESVVTDKKSVIVLGSGPIRIGQGVEFDYATVHSVWAIKQAGYEAIIVNNNPETVSTDFSISDKLYFEPLTIEDVMHIIDLEQPMGVVVQFGGQTAINLADELSARGVKILGTSLEDLDRAEDRDKFEQALGALGVPQPLGKTATSVDQAVSIASDIGYPVLVRPSYVLGGRAMEIVYHEEELLHYMKNAVKINPQHPVLIDRYLTGKEIEVDAVSDGETVVIPGIMEHIERAGVHSGDSIAVYPPQSLTEDIKKKIEQYTIALAKGLNIVGLLNIQFVLSQGEVYVLEVNPRSSRTVPFLSKITGIPMANLATKVILGQKLEAFGYTEGLQPEQQGVFVKAPVFSFAKLRRVDITLGPEMKSTGEVMGKDSTLEKALYKALIASGIQIPNYGSVLLTVADKDKEEGLAIAKRFHAIGYNILATEGTAGYLKEASIPAKVVGKIGQDGPNLLDVIRNGEAQFVINTLTKGKQPARDGFRIRRESVENGVACLTSLDTAEAILRVLESMTFRADQMPAVNTNQEAAITI; encoded by the coding sequence ATGCCAAAACGCGTAGACATTAACAAAATTTTAGTAATCGGGTCTGGACCGATCATCATCGGCCAAGCAGCAGAATTTGATTATGCGGGAACGCAAGCCTGCCTTGCTTTGAAAGAAGAAGGCTATGAAGTCATTCTTGTCAACTCAAACCCCGCCACAATCATGACAGATACTGAAATGGCTGACCGGGTTTACATCGAACCGCTCACTCCTGAATTCCTGACTCGAATCATCAGAAAAGAGCGCCCGGATGCCATTCTTCCTACTCTTGGAGGCCAAACCGGTTTGAATCTTGCGGTTGAGCTTTCTGAAAGAGGCGTGCTGGAAGAGTGCGGCGTCGAAGTGCTTGGCACGAAGCTGTCTGCGATTCAGCAGGCTGAAGATCGCGACTTGTTCAGAACATTAATGAACGAACTGAATGAACCGGTGCCTGAAAGTGAGATCATCCACTCCTTAGAAGAAGCAGAAACCTTCGTCAGCCAAATTGGATTCCCTGTCATTGTCCGCCCGGCATATACATTAGGCGGAACAGGCGGAGGCATCTGCTCGAATGAAACCGAGCTGAAAGAAATTGTTGAGAACGGCTTAAAATTAAGTCCGGTTCACCAGTGTCTGCTTGAAAAAAGCATCGCCGGTTATAAAGAAATCGAGTATGAAGTCATGAGAGACAGCCGGGATCACGCCATCGTTGTTTGTAACATGGAGAACATTGATCCAGTCGGAATCCACACTGGAGACAGCATTGTAGTAGCGCCGAGCCAAACGCTCAGCGACCGCGAATATCAGCTCTTGCGGAATGTATCGTTAAAACTGATCCGCGCGCTTGGAATTGAAGGCGGATGTAACGTCCAGCTCGCTTTAGATCCAGACAGCTTCCAATACTACATTATTGAAGTAAACCCGCGTGTCAGCCGTTCATCTGCCCTTGCGTCAAAAGCGACAGGATATCCGATTGCAAAGCTCGCTGCTAAAATTGCAGTCGGCCTTTCATTAGATGAAATGATGAACCCAGTGACAGGAAAAACATATGCAGCATTTGAACCGGCTCTTGACTATGTCGTATCCAAAATTCCGCGCTGGCCGTTTGATAAGTTTGAATCAGCAAACAGAAAGCTCGGCACGCAAATGAAAGCGACAGGAGAGGTCATGGCGATCGGCCGCACGCTTGAAGAGTCATTGCTGAAAGCTGTGCGTTCACTGGAAGCGGATGTGTATCACTTGGAATTGAAAGACGCTGCCGACATTTCAGATGAGCTTCTTGAAAAGCGAATTAAAAAGGCCGGTGATGAACGTTTATTCTACTTAGCTGAAGCGTACAGAAGAGGCTACACGGTAGAAGCCCTCCATGACTTTTCCGCTATCGATGTCTTCTTCTTGCATAAGCTTTTGGGAATCGTACAGTTTGAAAAAGAACTGAAGGCAAATGTGGGCGATACGGATGTGCTGAGACGGGCGAAAGAACTCGGATTCTCTGATAAGTACATCAGCCGTGAGTGGAAAATGAAAGAATCGGAGCTTTACAGCTTGAGAAAACAAGCGGCAATTGCGCCCGTATTCAAAATGGTAGATACGTGCGCGGCGGAGTTTGAATCGGAAACGCCATACTTCTACAGCACATATGAAGAAGAAAATGAGTCAGTCGTTACGGATAAGAAAAGTGTGATCGTGCTTGGTTCCGGTCCGATTCGAATCGGTCAGGGTGTTGAGTTCGACTACGCAACTGTTCACTCTGTGTGGGCGATTAAACAGGCAGGCTATGAAGCCATTATTGTCAATAACAATCCGGAAACCGTTTCAACAGATTTCAGTATCTCAGACAAGCTGTACTTTGAACCGCTTACGATTGAAGATGTGATGCACATCATTGACCTCGAACAGCCAATGGGCGTTGTCGTACAGTTTGGAGGACAAACTGCCATTAACCTTGCTGATGAGCTTTCTGCACGAGGAGTTAAAATCCTTGGGACTTCATTAGAGGATTTAGACCGTGCGGAAGACCGGGATAAATTTGAACAAGCGCTTGGAGCACTTGGTGTTCCGCAGCCGCTTGGCAAAACAGCGACATCAGTAGATCAGGCGGTAAGCATCGCGAGTGATATCGGCTATCCGGTACTGGTGCGCCCGTCCTATGTTCTTGGCGGCCGGGCGATGGAGATTGTGTATCATGAGGAAGAACTGCTTCATTACATGAAAAACGCAGTCAAAATCAATCCGCAGCACCCAGTATTAATTGACAGATATTTAACAGGGAAAGAAATTGAAGTGGATGCAGTATCTGACGGTGAAACAGTTGTAATCCCGGGGATTATGGAGCACATTGAACGGGCGGGCGTTCACTCCGGAGACTCAATCGCTGTTTATCCGCCTCAGTCACTCACAGAAGACATTAAGAAAAAAATTGAACAATATACGATCGCATTAGCCAAAGGGCTGAACATTGTCGGTTTGCTCAACATTCAATTCGTACTGTCACAAGGCGAAGTGTACGTGCTCGAAGTGAATCCGAGATCAAGCAGAACCGTACCGTTCTTAAGCAAAATTACGGGTATCCCAATGGCGAACCTAGCCACAAAAGTCATTCTCGGGCAAAAGCTGGAAGCGTTTGGCTATACAGAGGGCCTTCAGCCTGAACAGCAGGGTGTATTTGTAAAAGCGCCGGTCTTCTCCTTCGCTAAGTTGAGAAGAGTGGACATTACGTTAGGGCCTGAAATGAAATCAACAGGTGAGGTCATGGGGAAAGATTCAACCCTTGAAAAGGCGCTCTATAAAGCCTTGATCGCTTCAGGCATTCAAATCCCTAACTACGGTTCCGTGCTTTTAACAGTGGCTGATAAGGACAAAGAAGAAGGGCTTGCCATCGCTAAGCGGTTCCATGCGATCGGCTACAACATTTTAGCGACGGAAGGAACGGCGGGTTACCTGAAAGAAGCTTCAATTCCTGCGAAGGTGGTCGGGAAAATCGGCCAGGACGGCCCGAACTTGCTTGACGTGATCAGAAACGGAGAAGCGCAGTTTGTCATCAATACGCTGACAAAAGGAAAGCAGCCAGCAAGAGACGGATTTAGAATCAGACGTGAATCAGTAGAAAACGGTGTTGCCTGCTTAACATCTTTAGATACGGCAGAAGCGATATTGCGAGTGCTGGAAAGCATGACATTCCGTGCTGATCAAATGCCGGCAGTCAACACAAATCAGGAGGCGGCAATCACTATATGA
- the lspA gene encoding signal peptidase II: MLYYIIALLIIAADQLTKWLVVKNMELGQSIPVIDQVFYITSHRNTGAAWGILAGQMWFFYLITTAVIIGIVYYIQRYTKGQRLLGVALGLMLGGAIGNFIDRAFRQEVVDFIHVIIVDYNYPIFNIADSSLCVGVMLLFIQMMLDSGKKKKEQ, translated from the coding sequence GTGCTGTATTATATCATTGCACTTCTTATTATTGCAGCCGATCAATTGACAAAATGGCTTGTCGTTAAGAATATGGAACTTGGACAAAGTATTCCGGTCATTGATCAGGTATTCTATATCACCTCCCATCGCAATACGGGTGCTGCATGGGGGATATTGGCCGGTCAGATGTGGTTTTTCTACCTCATTACAACCGCGGTTATTATTGGCATTGTTTATTACATACAGCGTTATACTAAAGGACAAAGGCTTCTTGGCGTAGCTCTCGGACTTATGCTCGGCGGTGCCATCGGCAACTTCATCGACAGGGCTTTCAGACAGGAAGTTGTGGATTTTATCCATGTTATTATTGTGGATTACAATTACCCGATTTTTAATATCGCGGACTCTTCACTATGTGTCGGCGTCATGCTTTTATTTATACAAATGATGTTGGACAGCGGGAAAAAGAAAAAGGAGCAATAG
- the pyrR gene encoding bifunctional pyrimidine operon transcriptional regulator/uracil phosphoribosyltransferase, with translation MNQKAVILDEQAIRRALTRIAHEMIERNKGMNNCILVGIKTRGIYLAKRLAERIEQIEGSPVTVGEIDITLYRDDLSKKTSNEEPLVKGADIPVDINDQKVILVDDVLYTGRTVRAGMDALVDVGRPSSIQLAVLVDRGHRELPIRADYIGKNIPTSKAEKVMVQLHEVDQNDLVAIYQNE, from the coding sequence TTGAATCAAAAAGCTGTCATTCTCGACGAACAAGCAATCAGACGGGCGCTGACCAGAATTGCTCACGAAATGATCGAACGCAATAAAGGTATGAATAACTGCATCCTTGTCGGCATTAAGACAAGAGGGATTTACTTGGCGAAACGCCTTGCGGAGCGAATCGAGCAGATTGAAGGAAGTCCTGTAACAGTCGGTGAGATTGATATTACCCTTTACAGAGACGATCTTTCCAAAAAAACGAGCAACGAAGAACCGCTAGTGAAAGGTGCAGATATTCCGGTAGACATCAACGATCAAAAAGTCATTCTTGTTGACGATGTCCTGTACACCGGAAGAACGGTCAGAGCCGGTATGGATGCGCTTGTTGATGTAGGTAGACCTTCCTCCATTCAGCTTGCTGTGCTTGTTGACAGAGGACACAGGGAGCTGCCGATCCGAGCGGATTATATCGGGAAAAACATCCCGACATCAAAGGCTGAAAAGGTTATGGTTCAGCTTCATGAGGTAGATCAAAACGATCTCGTGGCCATTTATCAAAATGAATGA
- a CDS encoding RluA family pseudouridine synthase: MNQIDITASEEQKSERIDKFLASTENDWSRTQVQQWVKDGQIVVNGSPVKSNYKIQPGDQVTVTVPEPEALDVLAEPMDLDIYYEDQDVLVVNKPRGMVVHPAPGHLTGTLVNGLMAHCTDLSGINGVMRPGIVHRIDKDTSGLLMVAKNDMAHESLVNQLVNKTVTRKYTAVVHGLISHDDGTIDAPIGRDKKDRQSMTVAREGKNAVTHFHVLERFQDFTLVECQLETGRTHQIRVHMKYIGFPLAGDPKYGPRKTIDFNGQALHAGILGFDHPRTGEYVEFEAPLPEDMVQLIENLRKNG; the protein is encoded by the coding sequence ATGAATCAAATTGATATAACCGCCTCAGAAGAACAAAAAAGTGAGCGGATTGATAAATTTCTGGCATCGACTGAGAATGATTGGTCGAGGACCCAAGTACAGCAATGGGTGAAAGACGGACAAATTGTCGTAAACGGAAGCCCCGTAAAATCAAATTACAAAATTCAGCCAGGTGATCAGGTGACCGTCACTGTACCTGAGCCGGAAGCGCTCGACGTGCTGGCAGAACCTATGGACCTGGATATTTACTATGAAGATCAGGATGTGCTGGTCGTCAATAAACCGCGCGGAATGGTTGTTCACCCAGCTCCTGGGCATCTTACGGGCACACTTGTAAACGGCCTTATGGCTCATTGCACGGATCTTTCCGGAATCAATGGCGTGATGCGTCCGGGGATTGTTCACAGAATCGATAAGGATACGTCAGGCCTGTTAATGGTGGCGAAAAATGATATGGCGCATGAGTCACTCGTGAACCAATTGGTCAACAAAACGGTCACACGCAAATATACGGCGGTTGTCCACGGGCTTATTTCTCACGATGACGGCACTATTGACGCGCCGATCGGACGGGACAAGAAAGACCGTCAAAGCATGACTGTGGCGCGTGAAGGCAAAAACGCAGTCACTCATTTTCATGTGCTTGAGCGTTTTCAGGATTTTACGTTGGTGGAATGCCAGCTTGAAACTGGGAGAACGCATCAAATTCGTGTTCATATGAAATATATTGGATTTCCATTGGCGGGCGATCCAAAGTACGGGCCGAGAAAAACGATCGATTTTAACGGCCAGGCCCTTCACGCCGGTATTTTAGGTTTTGATCATCCTCGCACCGGCGAATATGTCGAATTTGAAGCGCCGCTTCCGGAGGATATGGTCCAATTAATCGAAAACCTCAGAAAAAACGGTTGA
- the ylyA gene encoding sporulation-related RNA polymerase-binding protein YlyA produces MNDQLTAIYTELLLMKEELQSRLFEYSCFQASTSPPAAINHKQKATLIYHIKEELQDVLLALSKVENGTFGYCEETGAPIPLSKLAVLPTARTANDFLYSVQFEKKTLPLWKSTDIEYGQALYE; encoded by the coding sequence ATGAATGATCAACTGACCGCAATTTATACGGAACTTCTTCTGATGAAAGAAGAACTACAGTCGAGATTATTTGAGTATTCTTGCTTTCAGGCTTCAACAAGTCCGCCAGCAGCAATCAATCATAAACAAAAAGCAACTCTGATCTATCACATTAAAGAAGAGCTTCAAGACGTTCTCCTCGCATTGTCCAAAGTCGAAAACGGCACATTCGGATACTGTGAAGAAACCGGGGCTCCCATTCCTCTTTCAAAGCTTGCTGTGCTGCCGACAGCCCGTACAGCAAACGATTTTCTTTATTCTGTCCAATTTGAAAAAAAAACGCTTCCGTTGTGGAAATCAACGGATATTGAATATGGACAGGCACTGTATGAATAA
- the pyrP gene encoding uracil permease PyrP: protein MSKKKVNLGVRDVPTPFSWVSFSLQHLFAMFGATILVPKLVGMSPAVALVTSGIGTLAYLLITKGQIPAYLGSSFAFISPIILVKATGGPGAAMVGAFLAGVVYGLIALLIRQLGTGWLMKVLPPVVVGPVIIVIGLGLASTAVNMAMYADPNASELVYSLKHFSVAGVTLAITIICATFLRGFLSLIPVLIGIIGGYLFALTQGIVNFQPVLDAKWFAVPEFIIPFKDYSPSVTLGIAAAMVPVAFVTMSEHIGHQMVLSKVVGQDFIKKPGLHRSIMGDSVATILASLIGGPPTTTYGENIGVLAITRVFSVFVIGGAAVIALCFGFIGKISALISSVPSAVMGGVSFLLFGIIASSGLRMLIDNKIDYENNRNLIITSVILVIGVGGAFIQVSQGGFQVSGMALAAIVGVILNLILPQAKEEQVDTSEQHHI, encoded by the coding sequence ATGAGTAAGAAAAAAGTAAATTTAGGAGTCAGGGATGTCCCGACACCTTTCTCGTGGGTTTCATTCAGTCTGCAGCATTTATTTGCCATGTTTGGCGCAACAATTTTGGTTCCGAAGCTAGTTGGAATGAGTCCTGCTGTGGCATTGGTGACAAGCGGCATCGGGACACTCGCTTATCTGCTTATTACGAAAGGGCAAATTCCGGCGTATCTCGGTTCATCCTTCGCCTTTATTTCTCCGATCATACTGGTCAAAGCGACCGGCGGCCCGGGAGCGGCAATGGTCGGAGCGTTTCTTGCAGGGGTAGTGTACGGGCTGATTGCCTTATTGATCAGACAGCTTGGAACAGGATGGCTGATGAAGGTTCTTCCTCCTGTGGTCGTAGGACCTGTTATTATCGTCATTGGGCTCGGACTGGCCAGCACTGCGGTAAACATGGCGATGTACGCTGATCCGAACGCGAGTGAATTGGTTTACAGCTTAAAGCACTTCAGTGTAGCAGGCGTTACGTTGGCGATTACGATTATTTGCGCGACTTTCTTACGAGGGTTTTTAAGCCTGATTCCGGTTCTGATCGGCATTATCGGCGGATACTTGTTTGCCCTTACTCAAGGGATTGTCAACTTCCAGCCTGTGCTTGACGCGAAATGGTTTGCGGTGCCTGAGTTTATCATCCCGTTCAAAGACTATTCACCGTCAGTCACACTTGGCATCGCAGCGGCAATGGTTCCCGTCGCGTTTGTGACAATGTCAGAGCATATCGGCCACCAAATGGTGCTGAGCAAAGTTGTCGGACAAGATTTCATTAAAAAGCCGGGGCTTCATCGCTCTATTATGGGTGACAGCGTGGCGACAATCCTTGCTTCCCTGATCGGCGGTCCGCCGACAACGACTTACGGGGAAAACATTGGCGTGCTGGCCATCACAAGAGTATTCAGCGTCTTTGTCATCGGCGGCGCGGCAGTGATTGCCTTATGCTTCGGTTTTATCGGCAAAATCTCAGCGCTGATCAGTTCAGTGCCGTCAGCGGTAATGGGAGGCGTCTCCTTCCTGCTGTTCGGAATCATCGCTTCGAGCGGTCTGAGAATGCTGATTGATAACAAAATTGATTATGAAAACAACAGAAACCTCATTATCACATCGGTGATCCTTGTGATCGGTGTAGGAGGCGCGTTTATCCAAGTGTCTCAAGGAGGATTCCAAGTGTCGGGAATGGCGCTTGCAGCAATTGTCGGTGTCATCTTAAACCTGATTCTTCCGCAGGCGAAGGAAGAGCAGGTTGACACATCTGAACAACATCATATCTAA
- a CDS encoding carbamoyl phosphate synthase small subunit: MKRRLVLENGAVFEGKAFGSLENSMGEVVFNTGMTGYQEILSDPSYCGQIVTLTYPLIGNYGINRDDFESITPFVKGLIVKELCELPSNWRSAYTLDEYLKMKNIPGLQGIDTRKLTRMIRTAGALKGTFASPDEDIEAVLKRLDETELPRNQVSQVSAKTAYPSPGRGKRIVLVDFGMKHGILRELNKRKCDVIVVPYNITAEEVLQLKPDGIMLSNGPGDPKDVPEAIEMIKGILGKVPLFGICLGHQLFALACGANTEKMKFGHRGSNHPVKELATGKVALTSQNHGYTVSSISETELEVTHIAINDDTIEGLKHKTQPAFTVQYHPEASPGPEDANHLFDRFIEMIDTTEKEGEAVCQNA, from the coding sequence ATGAAGAGACGATTAGTACTGGAAAACGGAGCGGTATTCGAGGGAAAAGCCTTCGGAAGCTTAGAAAACAGCATGGGAGAAGTCGTTTTTAACACTGGGATGACAGGCTATCAGGAAATTTTATCTGATCCTTCTTACTGCGGGCAGATCGTAACATTAACGTATCCGCTTATCGGAAATTACGGCATTAACCGTGATGATTTTGAATCCATTACCCCTTTTGTAAAAGGGCTGATCGTCAAAGAATTATGTGAATTGCCTTCCAACTGGCGTTCAGCATACACCTTAGACGAATATTTAAAAATGAAAAACATTCCCGGACTGCAGGGAATTGATACAAGAAAGCTAACAAGAATGATCCGCACGGCAGGCGCGCTAAAAGGAACATTCGCTTCACCTGATGAAGATATCGAAGCAGTGCTGAAAAGGCTTGATGAAACTGAACTGCCGAGAAATCAAGTATCTCAAGTATCAGCCAAAACAGCATATCCGAGCCCGGGAAGAGGCAAACGCATCGTCTTGGTTGACTTCGGCATGAAGCACGGGATTCTAAGAGAGCTGAACAAACGGAAATGTGACGTCATCGTTGTGCCTTACAACATTACAGCGGAAGAAGTGCTTCAGCTGAAACCGGACGGCATCATGCTTTCTAACGGACCTGGAGATCCGAAAGATGTGCCTGAAGCGATTGAGATGATCAAAGGTATTCTTGGTAAAGTGCCATTATTCGGAATATGTCTCGGCCACCAATTATTCGCGCTGGCGTGCGGAGCGAATACTGAAAAAATGAAATTCGGCCACAGGGGTTCAAACCACCCGGTAAAAGAGCTGGCAACCGGAAAAGTCGCCTTAACATCTCAAAACCATGGCTATACAGTGTCATCCATCAGCGAAACGGAACTTGAAGTGACACATATCGCAATTAACGACGATACGATTGAAGGGCTGAAGCATAAAACACAGCCGGCATTTACGGTTCAATATCATCCCGAAGCTTCACCTGGTCCTGAGGATGCCAACCATCTATTTGACAGATTCATCGAAATGATCGACACAACAGAGAAAGAAGGGGAAGCGGTATGCCAAAACGCGTAG
- a CDS encoding aspartate carbamoyltransferase catalytic subunit — MKHLTTMSELSTEEIKDLLQTARDLKSGNTDNGLAGKFAANLFFEPSTRTRFSFEVAEKKLGMNVLNLDGTSTSVQKGETLYDTIRTLESIGVDVCVIRHSEDEYYKELVSQVNIPILNAGDGCGQHPTQSLLDVMTIYEEFNTFKGLTVSIHGDIKHSRVARSNAEVLTRLGARVLFSGPSEWQDEENTFGTFASMDEAVESSDVVMLLRIQNERHQSAVSQKGYLNQYGLTIERAERMKQHAIIMHPAPVNRGVEIDDSLVESNKSRIFKQMQNGVFIRMAVIQRALQTNVKRGEAAYVISH, encoded by the coding sequence ATGAAGCATTTAACGACGATGAGTGAACTCAGCACTGAGGAAATCAAAGATTTGCTTCAAACAGCACGCGACCTCAAAAGCGGAAACACAGACAATGGGCTTGCGGGGAAATTTGCAGCGAACCTGTTTTTTGAACCGAGCACGAGGACGCGGTTCAGCTTTGAAGTCGCGGAAAAAAAGCTGGGCATGAATGTCCTGAATCTTGATGGAACAAGCACAAGCGTGCAAAAAGGCGAAACCCTGTATGACACCATACGGACGCTCGAATCAATCGGTGTAGACGTGTGCGTCATCAGGCACAGTGAGGATGAGTACTATAAAGAGCTTGTCAGCCAGGTGAATATCCCGATTCTGAATGCGGGTGACGGATGCGGCCAGCATCCGACACAATCACTGCTTGATGTCATGACGATTTACGAAGAGTTCAATACGTTCAAAGGGCTTACCGTCTCCATTCACGGCGATATTAAGCACAGCAGAGTGGCAAGATCGAATGCGGAGGTTTTGACAAGACTGGGTGCCCGCGTCCTATTTTCCGGTCCTTCGGAATGGCAGGATGAAGAAAACACATTCGGTACGTTTGCTTCAATGGATGAAGCAGTTGAGTCTTCCGATGTTGTGATGCTGCTCCGCATTCAAAATGAAAGACATCAGTCCGCTGTCAGCCAGAAAGGTTATTTAAACCAATACGGCTTGACCATAGAACGGGCTGAGCGTATGAAGCAGCATGCGATCATTATGCATCCCGCTCCGGTAAACAGGGGAGTGGAGATTGATGACAGCTTAGTAGAAAGTAATAAATCAAGAATATTCAAGCAAATGCAAAATGGTGTATTTATCAGAATGGCAGTGATACAGCGTGCCTTACAAACCAATGTGAAAAGAGGAGAAGCAGCGTATGTCATATCTCATTAA